In the Candidatus Bathyarchaeia archaeon genome, ATATATCAACGGGAATAGACGCTTTTTTGGCTCTGGAAGAGTATGTTCACCAAGAAAACGAAGTTCTGGCTCATCATAAGCTGAGAATTCAAGCTAAACATCTGCGATACACGATGGAAGCTTTCGCGCCGCTCTACCCAACCCAACTATCAGACGAAATAAAAACCATGAAAGCTATCCAAGATACTCTGGGCGAAATGCATGATTGCGATGTTTGGATCGAAAAAATCCCCGATTTTATCGCTAAAACAAAAACTGTTCACTCAACCAAAAGCAGGGCAACCTCCAAAAATGAGGCGTCATTGCTGAACTTTCTTGATTACATAAAGAATCAACGGAAAAGCCACTACAACAATTTCGTTCAACTTTGGGATAGCAGTAGAGCGGAAAACTTTTTTGAGAACCTCAGAAAAACTGCAAACGCAGATTTAGTTTTCGACCAAACAAAAGTCAATGGGGTTCTTGTAGGTGGGGCAAAAATTGCCGTTTTTGCTGATGTTCATGCTAACCTGCACGCTTTAAAGGCGGTTATGCAAGATGCCCAAGCCCGGGGGGCAGTTGCATTTCTGAATGCGGGGGACTCAGTGGGTTTTGGTGCTTTTCCTAATGAGGCTCTTAGACTTTTGCATTCTCACAAGGTAGCCAGCATCTTGGGTAACTACGACTTGGAAGTCGTTGAGAAACGTGTCAAAGGAAATGGCGCAAAGAAAACTGCCTTGCTTTTTGCACAGAAAGAATTGGAGCCGTCTTGCGTGTCGTATTTGCTTTCTTTTCCTAAGGAACTCCGTTTAGAGTTAGGCGGCAAACGGATTCTTGTGGTGCATGGAAGTCCCGACTCCATTGAAGAACACCTTTACCCTAAAACTCCTGCGAAACGGCTTAGGTCACTAGCCAAAAAGGCAAACGCCGACTTGGTGATTGTGGGGCACTCTCATGAACAGTTTCAAACGCAGGTTAACCAAACCTTGTTTGTTAACCCGGGTAGTGTTGGGCGACCTGGTGACGGTAACTCTCAAGCAGCATACGCTCTTTTGAGTTTTGACCCCTTTAAAGTTGAGTTGATTCGGTTAGACTATAACGTTGCCGCCGCCGCCAATGCTTTACGGAGAAAGGGTCTTCCTGAAAGCTTGGCTCAAATGCTCATTAGAGGCGTATCCTTGGATGCGGTTCTTCAAAAAGACCAACGCCAAAAGGAGGCGTTACTTGAGCATCCAGAAAAAGTGGCGCAACACTCTAAACGCGTCGCCAAGACGTACCTGAGGAACAATAAGCATGGAGAGCAGGTTAAAAACCTCGCTTTAAGCTTCTTTGACGGCTTAAGTAGTTTGCATAAGCTTGGTCCGCGAGAACGGTGCTGGCTTGAATGCGCTGCCCTTTTGCATGATGTCGGCTTGGCACGTGGCGCAACAGCACACAACAAAACCTCGCTAAAGCTGATTCTTAACGATTCAAGTTTACCGTTTTCCTCTGAAGACCGCATGATAATCGCAAGTATAGCTCGTTATCACCGTAGAGGCTTTCCTAAACAAAAACACTACAATCTGGCATCTTTAAGCCAAGTGAATGTGCGAAAAGTGGCTGTTTTATCAAGCTTCTTGCGGGTGGCGGACGGGTTAGACTACACCCATGAGTCCAACGTTAAAAGCCTGAGCTTCAATGTTGGCTCCAAACGAGTTACTGTTGAATGTTTAGCTTCCTCAAATCTCGCTTTAGAGGAGCAGGCTTTTAATAAAAAGAAGGACTTGTTTGAAGAGGTCTTTAAGAAAAAACTGGTGTTACTATGGAAGCAACCATGAAAACAGACGAACATGTTGTTGCATTCGTAGATATAGGAACCAACTCTGTGCGTCTTTTAGTGGTTAGGATAAACCCCAACTTTTCCTACACCACCATATGCCAAGAAAAAGAAGTGGTTCGTCTGGGTGAACAAGAATTCAAAGACCATCTTCTCAAGCCAGACGCAATGGACCGAACCGTGTTGGTATGCCAAAGATTTGCTGAGTTGGCTAAAACTTACGGCGCCACCAAAATCATCTCGATGGGTACATCGGCAATTCGTGAAGCACAAAACCAAGCCGAATTTCTCCAACGATTATATAGAGAAACGGGGCTTGAAGTTCGCGTCATTTCTGGAATCGAAGAAGCGCGGCTTATCTGCTTAGGCGTTTCCGACGGCGCTGACTTAGGAGACGAGCGTGCCATCTTCATCGACTTGGGTGGGGGCAGTACGGAAATCTCTATTGGAAACCAGCAAGGTTGCTTTTACGCTCACAGCTTGCGGCTGGGGGCGATTCGTCTGACCACGCGGTTTATAGGCGAAGGCTGGACGGGACACATTCCCACGAGCGTTTACAAACAGATGAAAAAGTACGTCAGCAGCCAAATTGGCATCGTTAAATCCGAAATCAAGGAGTGCGGCGCAAGGAAAGCGTGGGGTTCCTCAGGTACCGTCATAAATTTGGCGGAAATCACGAATCGCCTGTTTAAAAAGAACGGTGACCGAAGCAGCATGGTTTTAACGCGTAAGAGCCTCAAAAAGCTGGAGCCGATCCTTTGCTCCTCGACGCTTGAGGAACGTCGAAAAATTCCCGGCATCAACCCTCCCCGCGCCGACATAATTGTTGCAGGAGCCGCCATAATTGAATCCATAATGGATGAGTTTGGTTTAGAAGAACTGAACGTAAGCCGAAAAGAACTCCGAGATGGCATGTTGGTTGATTACCTTTCCAATTTTGCTGGTTTTCGAGAGCTTAAGAGAACTCCTTTGCGGAATAGAAGTGTGCTTAATTTGTGTCGTTCCTGTAATTTTGATGAAAGCCATTCTCAAACCGTAATTTTCTTAGCTCTGCAGCTTTTTGACAGCGCTAAACAGGTTGGGCTGCACAATTTAGGTGACCAAGAACGGGAACTGCTACGGTATGCTGCGACTTTACATGATGTGGGCGATTTCTTGTCGTTTAATGACCATCATCTTCATTCGCATTACATTATTAGTAACGCGGGGCTGCTTGGTTTTGAGAAAAATGAAATCACCATAATGGCCACCGTTGCGCGTTTTCACCGCAAAAAGCTGCCTTCAAAAAAAGCCTTAAAAGCCACCGGTTTGGATGAGCAGTCGAAAAACGTTGTTGCTGTTCTTTCAACGTTTTTGCGTTTTGCCGAAAAGCTTGACCGGAGTCATAGTGGACTGATTAGGAACGCTGAGTTCAGTCGTTTGGGGAAAGACCAGGTTTTGCTTACCTTCTATTCTGACTCAGACTGTAGTTTAGAGCAGTGGAGCATTCTTCAAAATCGAAAAGCTTTCTTCGATGTGTTTGCTATGCAGCTAACGGTGAAGTGCATCGTTACGCCTGCATCTTAATTGAAGCGTAGTAACACTTTTTGTGGTTATATGTGGCTAAAATATACGATTTCTTCTTTGTTTCCGCTGTTATCCTTCAAAGAGCCCTCTTTAAGCTCTATCGTTATGGCTTCCTTTAGTTCCATCCTTATCACCTGTAGTGAGACACGTGAATCTATTAATTTACGATTCCCCAATAATATATAGAGTCAAACTTAGAGTATTGAGCTAAAAAAGTGCTCCAATTTCCTAAATTAGGCGTTTTCTTGTTGTTATTCTTCTTTAAGCTCTGTTTCCGCCTTTTCTAAGGCTTCCTGCTGGTCTTTGCTGAGTTTCGGGTATTCTAAGCCTAACTTCTTCATCTGTGCCACCATAATCCCTGAAATAGATGCATGTGTAACCCATTTCTTGTCGGCTGGAATAACATACCACGGCGCCCATTCAGTGCTGGTTGCGTTAAGCATGTCTTCATACACTTCCATGTACTCTTTCCACTTTGACCTCTCAGAAAGATCTGTCAACGAAAATTTCCAATGCTTATCTGCGTCTTCAAGCCGTTCAAGCAGCCGTTTTTTCTGCTCCTCCTTGGATACATTCAAGAAAAACTTCAATACTACTGTGCCACTTCGGACCAAATGCTGCTCAAAAGAGTTTATGTCTTCGTACCTTAAGCTCCAAAAGTCTTTCTTGATGGCTTCAGGCGGCAGTTTTTGTTTTGCGAGAATTTCTGGGTGCACCCGGACAACGAGCACATCCTCATAGTATGAACGGTTAAAGATACCGATGCGTCCTCTTTCAGGAAGCGCCTTTGAATGCCGCCACAAAAAATCGTGGTCTAACTCTTCTGCTGAAGGCGTTTTAAAACTGGTGACTTGGCATCCCTGTGGGTTAACTCCCGACATAACGTGCCTAATTAAACTGTCTTTGCCGGCTGCATCCATTCCCTGCAGAATAATCAGCATCGAATAGGTGTCGCTTGCCCAGAATAACTCCTGCATGTCAACAAGTTTCTTTCTGTTTTCCTGCAGAATCAAAAGCGCTTTCTCTTTTACTGCTTTTTTTCCTTTTTTGTTTTCTTCTTTTTGTGCCCACTTAGGAATCCAGCATGGGTCATAATTTTTTAATTCAATTTTTTTGTTAGGCGGCACTTTGAAGTCGTCTGTTTCCCCCATTTGCAAAATGTAGCAACCTCATCAGGTAAATTGTGTGCTGCCTAATAACCCCTCTCACTTCCTTCTCACTTAAGGTGTCCTAAAGACACGTTTTGGGAGA is a window encoding:
- a CDS encoding YfcE family phosphodiesterase, with product MNASAEPQPKNPSFCKFGAQTVLSLMQTLEAQIGGVVESQDIEYIHKMRVTSRRIRAAMPLFKTCFPKKKFKKWLGEVKKVTSLLGDARDLDVQIEFIKQYIEKLGASSRDRTGMLLLLKNHQVHRGDVQAPVVAGLEELKQASVLPDLTRFCNQIIEELPQTPFDASLVLEKAFWDISTGIDAFLALEEYVHQENEVLAHHKLRIQAKHLRYTMEAFAPLYPTQLSDEIKTMKAIQDTLGEMHDCDVWIEKIPDFIAKTKTVHSTKSRATSKNEASLLNFLDYIKNQRKSHYNNFVQLWDSSRAENFFENLRKTANADLVFDQTKVNGVLVGGAKIAVFADVHANLHALKAVMQDAQARGAVAFLNAGDSVGFGAFPNEALRLLHSHKVASILGNYDLEVVEKRVKGNGAKKTALLFAQKELEPSCVSYLLSFPKELRLELGGKRILVVHGSPDSIEEHLYPKTPAKRLRSLAKKANADLVIVGHSHEQFQTQVNQTLFVNPGSVGRPGDGNSQAAYALLSFDPFKVELIRLDYNVAAAANALRRKGLPESLAQMLIRGVSLDAVLQKDQRQKEALLEHPEKVAQHSKRVAKTYLRNNKHGEQVKNLALSFFDGLSSLHKLGPRERCWLECAALLHDVGLARGATAHNKTSLKLILNDSSLPFSSEDRMIIASIARYHRRGFPKQKHYNLASLSQVNVRKVAVLSSFLRVADGLDYTHESNVKSLSFNVGSKRVTVECLASSNLALEEQAFNKKKDLFEEVFKKKLVLLWKQP
- a CDS encoding Ppx/GppA phosphatase family protein, coding for MKTDEHVVAFVDIGTNSVRLLVVRINPNFSYTTICQEKEVVRLGEQEFKDHLLKPDAMDRTVLVCQRFAELAKTYGATKIISMGTSAIREAQNQAEFLQRLYRETGLEVRVISGIEEARLICLGVSDGADLGDERAIFIDLGGGSTEISIGNQQGCFYAHSLRLGAIRLTTRFIGEGWTGHIPTSVYKQMKKYVSSQIGIVKSEIKECGARKAWGSSGTVINLAEITNRLFKKNGDRSSMVLTRKSLKKLEPILCSSTLEERRKIPGINPPRADIIVAGAAIIESIMDEFGLEELNVSRKELRDGMLVDYLSNFAGFRELKRTPLRNRSVLNLCRSCNFDESHSQTVIFLALQLFDSAKQVGLHNLGDQERELLRYAATLHDVGDFLSFNDHHLHSHYIISNAGLLGFEKNEITIMATVARFHRKKLPSKKALKATGLDEQSKNVVAVLSTFLRFAEKLDRSHSGLIRNAEFSRLGKDQVLLTFYSDSDCSLEQWSILQNRKAFFDVFAMQLTVKCIVTPAS
- a CDS encoding polyphosphate kinase 2 family protein, with the protein product MGETDDFKVPPNKKIELKNYDPCWIPKWAQKEENKKGKKAVKEKALLILQENRKKLVDMQELFWASDTYSMLIILQGMDAAGKDSLIRHVMSGVNPQGCQVTSFKTPSAEELDHDFLWRHSKALPERGRIGIFNRSYYEDVLVVRVHPEILAKQKLPPEAIKKDFWSLRYEDINSFEQHLVRSGTVVLKFFLNVSKEEQKKRLLERLEDADKHWKFSLTDLSERSKWKEYMEVYEDMLNATSTEWAPWYVIPADKKWVTHASISGIMVAQMKKLGLEYPKLSKDQQEALEKAETELKEE